The genomic interval CCGGCTGAGCGGCGATCAAAGCCCGGTACGCGCCGGGCCTGTCGACCTCATTCCGGGGTGGCGGCGGCGCGGTGCGTGGTGCTGCCACCGCTCGGCGTGTGCGTCGGCGCGTGGCTGCGCTGGGCGTGCAGCAGCTCGATGTTCGGATTGACGTCGAGCCAGCGTTGCGGCGGCAGGCCGATGGCGCGGTCGAGAATCGTCGGCATCAGCCCGGACGGCAGGCTGCTCTCGCTGTTCCACAGCACGACGATGCCCAGGTCGCGCTCGGGCATCATCGCCATCAGACCGCGGTAACCCTGGACGGCGCCGCCGTGGAAGACCACGCGCTCGCCCGAGTAGTCGAAGACGCGCCAGCCCAGCCCGTAGCCGGCCGCCTCGAGCCGGTCGCGGCGCCAGGACGAATTGCGCATCTCGGGTGGGGTGCCGACGATCGGCGCCTGTAGCGTCGCCAGCAGCGGCGCCGGCAGCACGTCGGGGCGGTGCCCGGTCTGGCCGAGCATCCACTGGGCCATGTCGGCGATGCTGGCGTTGACGCCGGCCGCCGGTGCGAGCCGGTAGTAGGTCGGCTTGGGCATCAACGAGGTCCAGCCGCCGCCGGCTCGCACATGCGGCTTGGCCCAGCGCGGGCTGGCCTGGATGCCCTCCAAGCCATAGCTGGCGTCGTTCATGCCCAGTGGCTTGAAGATCCGCCGCGATACTGCCTCGCTGTAAAACTGGCCGGACGTCGCGAAGACGACGTCGCCGATCAGGCTGAATGCGACATTCTGGTAGGCGTAGCAGTTGCCGGGCTGGCAGGTCATCGGCGCGGCCGAGAGCCGCTGCACCAGATCGTGATAGTCGGCGTTGCGCTCGATGTCGCGGTCGTAGGTGTTGCGGCCCAGGCCGACGCGATGGCTGAGCACGTCGGCGACGGTGAGTTGCTGGGCGGCTGAAGGATCGGAGAAGCGCAGCGACGGCATGTAATCGACCACATGGCTGTCCCAGCGCAGCGCGCCCTCGGACACCAGCAGGCCGGTGATAGTGCCGGCGAAAGATTTCGACAGCGAGGCGAGCCGGAATACGGTATGCGCATCGACCGGCTCGGCCGACTTGACGTCGGTGATGCCGTAGCCTCGGGCACTGAGCACCTGACCGTTGTGGACGATCGCCATCGCCAGGCCGGGCACGCGCTGGTTGGCGACCAGGTCCTGCGCCATCGCCTCGAACAGCGCGACATCGAATCCGCTTGCCAGCGGCTTGGGCTGGCGCACCGGCATCAACGGCTCGGGCTTGACCGCGTCCTCGCGGCTGCGCGCTATGGGACGCTCGCTTAGCGGCACCACCGAAGCGACCTCGGCGATGTCGTCGGCGGCCTCGCTCTCGGCAGGCGGACTCTGCGCGGCCGACCCGAGCGCGGCGGGCAGCAACAGACCGATCAGGCCGAGCCGGGCCAGGGGGCGACGAGCTGGATGTCGGCGTTTCATCGGGCCTTCCCCTGCGTATGCATCCGGCAATGCGGCGATCATATAGCGCTCCCGCTCCGTTTTGCATGAACAAGGGGAGGTTTGATGGGTAGCATGCTGATCCTGCTCGTTTTTGTTGGTGTGATCGTTGTGCTCGTCCTGTGGGGCGTGGGGATCTACAACGGGCCGATCACTGCCCGCAACGCCTATCGCAACGCGTGCTCGCAGATCGATGTGCAACTCCAGCGTCGCTTCGACCTGTGTCCCAACCTTGTGGAGACCGCCAAGGACTATCTGCAGCATGAGCGGCAGACGCTCGAGGCGGTTGCTGCCGCACGCGGGGCCGCGCAGGCCGCGCTCGAGCCGGCGCCCGACCGGCTGCTTGGCGCAGCGTGATCAGGTCTGCCGGATCAGGCCTGCTGGATCAAGGCGGCGGCGCGTTCGGCGAGCATGATCACCGGTGCGTTGAGCTCGCCGCCGGGCAGCGTCGGCATGACCGAGGCATCGACAACACGCAAGCCGTCGACCCCGCGGACCCGCAGTCGCGGATCGACGACGGCCTGCGCGTCGCTGCCCATGCGGCAGGTGCCGGCCGCGCGATGGACCGACTCGGCCTGGTCGCGCACGAACGCGGCGAGGTCGGCATCCGAGGCGTCCTCGCCCGGCGGCAGCGGCGCGTTGCGGATGCCATCGAAGGCGGCCTGCGCCAGAATCGTGCGCGCGATGCGGGCGCATTCGAACAGCATCCGCAGATCGAAACCCGCCGGATCGCTGAGGTAGCCGGGGTCGATCCGCGGCCGGTCGGAGATCCGGTTGCCGGTCAGGCGCACGTCGCCGCGACTGCGCGGCCGCAGGATGCAGGCGCGCAGGCTGCAGCCCGCACCGAGCGATCGCGCGTCGTGCACATCGAGGTGCGCCGGCGCGAAGTGGAACTGGATGTCGGCACGGTCGTCGCCGGCGAGCGGCGAGCGGAAGAACCCGCCCGCCTCGAGCCCATTGCTGGTCCCCGCGCCACGCCGGCCGCGCACGAAGTAGTCCCAGGCCATCGCCGCCTCGCGCATGCGGCCACCGCGCGGAGGCGTCTTGCTCTTGAGCGCGATGCGGATGCCGAGGGCATCCTGCAGGTGGCGCCCGACGTCCGGCGCGTCGTGCACCACCGGCAGCCCATGCCGACGCAGCGCCATCGCCGGGCCGATGCCAGAGAGCATCAGCAGTTGCGGCGAGTTGACCGCGCCGCCGCACAGCAGCACCTCGCGCGTTGCAGGTTGGTGGAACGCACCGCGTGCGCTCGCGTAGACCACGCCGGTCGCGCGGCCGTGCTCGAACGTCACCCGGTTGACCCGCGCCCCGGTCACGATCGTGAGGTTGGGCCGCGTCCTGGTCGCACGGTCGAGATACGCGGTCGCCGCCGAGCAGCGTGCGCCATCGCGCTGGGTCACCTGGTACAGGCCCACGCCGTGCTGCGCCGGGCCGTTGAAATCGGCATTGGCCGGCAGCCCGGCCTGCCGCGCCGCCTCGATGAACCTCCGCGTGCGCGGGTCGACATGGCGCAGGTCGGAGACCGTCAGCGGACCGTCGCCGCCGTGCAATGGATCGTGGCCGCGGACATTGCCTTCGGCTTGCCGGAACCACGGCAGCACGTCGCGCCAGGCCCAGCCCTCGGCGCCGTGGGCGGCCCAGTCGTCATAATCGGCCGGGGCGCCGCGGGTGTAGCACATCGCGTCGATCGCGCTCGAACCGCCCAGCACCCGACCGTGCGGCCACCGTAGGGTGCGTCCGGCGAGCTGTGGCTGCGGCGCGGTGGTGTCGTCCCAGGTCATGCCACGTCCGCGGAGTTTGCCCGCCGCCGCGGGCATGCGCAGGAACGGGTGGGTGTCGTTCGGACCGGCCTCGAGCAGCAGCACCCGGACCTGCGGGTCGGCGCTGAGCCGATGCGCGAGCACGCAGCCGGCGGAGCCGGCGCCGACGATGATGTAGTCGTAGACAGGCGGAGGCGTTGGAGGCATCGGATGCGAGGGCAGTGCGGGCCGACAAGGATAGGCGTGCGCCGTGTCCGACGCTGGCGGCGGCCCGGGGCATCGGCTAACGTGCGCGTCGACAGCCGCCTCCTGCACGTGTCCCGATGACCGACGTTGACGCCGATGCTCCCCACGGGCGCGGCCAGTTCCGGCGTGCGCTGCGCGAGTCGCCGCCGCTGTGGTGGGCGCTGCTGTACTTCTTCTGCCTGCTGTGCGGCTACTACGTGCTGCGCCCGGTGCGCGATGCGATGGGCGCCTCGACCGACGCGGTGGCCGTCTTTCCGGGCTTCATGCTCGACTGGACCTCAGCGCGCGGTATCGCACTGGGCGAGTTCACGCTGCAGGTGCTGTTCACCGGCACGTTCTTCGTGATGCTGGTGCTGCAGCCGCTCTACGGCGCACTGGTCTCGCGCTTTCCCAGGCGGATCTTCCTGCCGGTGGTCTACCTGATCTTCATCGCGTGTCTCATGGCGTTCCGGTGGGCGTTCGACAGCGCCTTGCCCGGGCGTGGCGCGTTGTTCTTCATCTGGATCGCGGTGTTCAACCTGTTCGCGGTCAGCGTGTTCTGGAGCTTCATGGCCGATGTCTTCGATGATGCGCACGCCAAACGCTATTACGGTTACATCGGCGCCGGCGGGACGATCGGCGCATTCATCGGGCCCTTGATCACGACGTTGCTGGTCGGACACCTCGGGGTGCAGGCCCTGCCGCTGATCAGCGCGGGCTTTCTGGCGGTCTGCTTGCTGTGCATCCTTAAGTTGCGGGCCTGGGCGCGCCGCAACGAAGCGCACCGCGCCGCGCAGGACGAGCGCGCGATCGGCGGCTCGATCTGGGCCGGGCTCAAGCTGATCATCCGCGATCCGCTGTTGCGCGGGTTGGCGCTGCTGATGTTCTTCGGAGTCGGCGTCGGCACGCTGCTCTACAACGAACAGGCGGCGATCGTGCGCGCGTCGTATGCGACCGCCGAGGCGGCCACGCGCTATTACTCGACGATCGACTGGGCCGTGAACGGACTGACGATCGTCGTCCAGTTGCTGCTCACGCGCTGGTTGCTGCGTCGTTACGGCGTGGCGCCGCTGCTGCTGCTACCGGCTTGCGCGATCCTGGTCGGCTTCTCGCTGCTCGCGGCCTCGCCGTACCCGCTGCTGGTGGCGGTGGTCCAGGTCGTGACCCGGGCCAGCGAGTTCTCGCTGTCGAAGCCGGCGCGCGAGACGCTCTACACCCGGGTGGACCGGGAATCGCGCTACAAGGCCAAGGCGGTCATCGACACCGCGGTCTATCGCGGCGGCGATGTCACTTTCGTGTGGGTGCACAAGGCGCTGGCGGCGTTCGGGTCGAAGATCGTGTTCCTGGCCGGCATCGGCATTGCGCTGGGCATGCTGGCCGGCGCCTGGCGCGTGGTCCGTGCCGAGCGCCGGCTGCCCGATCGCGGACGCGAACCGGTCGTCTAGCTGGATCTGCGTAGGCTGTGCACGCCGCAGGCGACGAGCAGAGCGGCGTCGAAAGCCGGCGAGCTGTTCGATCGCAGGCAGGGCGCCAGAGACAAGAACGGGCACGGCCTGCAGGAGGACCGTGCCCACTTGGGTTCGCAGATCGCTGCCTCAGGCCGCTTCGCGGGACCCGTCTTCTCGGCGTCGTGCGACCAAGTCGCGATAGCCGGCCGAGCGCAGCTCCTCGGGGTCGAAGTCGTCGACGGTGATCGCGTCGAGCGTCAGCGCGCGCAGCTCCTCGAGCAGCGCACGTTCCTCGCTGCTGATGTGGCCCTCGCGCACTGCCTCGTCCAACTGGGCGTCGTAGTCCAGCGCCTCGATGCCCTTGCTCTTGAGCGCCTTGAGGAACTTGCGCTCCACCGGCTCGGCCGCGACCGCCTTGGCGAGGTAGCTGGCGATGCGACCACCGGGATTGCGCTCGGTCGGCTGCAGGAACACGCCATCGGCCAGGCGCTCGCGCGCATCGTTGAGGCTCATCAGCAATGCCGCCACACGGTGCCCCAGGCGGTCGCCGGGTGCCTCGGCACGGCGGCCGAGCGGGAAGATCAGCGCCCACATCAGCCAGCCGACCGGACGGATCGGGAAGTTGCGCAGCGCCGCCGACAGCGCGGTCTCGATCTTGTGCACGCTGTCGTGGAACGCCCACGCCAGCAGCGGCTTGTCCGCTTCGGGGGCGCCCTCGTCGTGATAGCGCTTGAGAATCGCGCTGGTCATGTAGATGTGGCTGAGCACGTCGCCGAGCCGGCCCGACAGGGACTCCTTGAACTTCAACTTGCCGCCGAGCATCAGCATCGACACGTCGGCCATCAGTGCGAGATTGGCCGAGTAACGGTCGAGCTTGCGGAAGTAGCGTCGGGTGTAGGCATCACCGGGGGCCGCACCGATGCGCGCACCGGTCAGGCCGAACCAGAACGAACGCACCGCGTTGGAGATCGCAAAGCCGATGTGGCCGAACAAACTGCGGTCGAACGCCTCCAGGCCGGCCGCGGTATCGGGGTCCTGCGCGGCCTTCATCTCCTTCATGACCCACGGATGGCACAGGATCGCACCCTGGCCGAAGATCAACAGGCTGCGCGTCATGATGTTCGCGCCCTCGACGGTGATCGCGATCGGCGCGGCCTGCCAGTTGCGGCCAGCGAAGTTGCGCGGTCCCAGGATGATGCCCTTGCCGCCGATCACGTCCATGACGTCGCTGATGACCTCGCGGCTCATCGTCGTGCAGTGGTACTTGGCGATCGCCGACGGCACCGACGGCACATCGCCACGGTCCACCGCGGCTGCGGTGGCCTGCGACAACGCGCTGATCGCATAGGCTTTGGCACCGATGCGCGCCAGTGCTTCCTCGACCCCCTCGAAGCGCCCGACCGACAGCCCGAACTGCTTGCGGATGCGCGCATAAGCACCGGTGATCACCGCGCCGGCCTTGGCGCCGCCACTGGCCGTCGACGGCAGCGTGATCGAGCGCCCGACTGCCAGGCACTCGTTGAGCATGTTCCAACCCTTGCCGGCCATCTCGGCGCCGCCGATCAACTGGCTCAGCGGAATGAACACGTCCTTGCCGCGGATCGGGCCGTTCTGGAACGGCGAGTTGAGCGGGAAATGGCGGCGGCCGATCTCGACCCCGGGGGTGTCGCGCGGCAGCAGCGCCAGCGTGATGCCGATGTCCTGGTTGTCGCCGATCAGACCTTCAGGGTCGTACATGCGGAAGGCCAGGCCGATGAGTGTCGCGACCGGGGCCAGCGTGATGTAGCGCTTGTCGAACGTTAGCCGCACACCAAGCACGTTGGCGCCGTTCCACTCGCCTTTGCAGACGATGCCGTAGTCGGGGATTGAGGTCGCGTCCGAGCCCGCGAACGGCCCGGTCAGGCCGAAGCAGGGCACTTCCTGGCCGACCGCCAGGCGCGGCAGGTAGTAGTCCTTCTGCTCCTGGGTGCCGTAGTGGTTGAGCAACTCGCCCGGACCGAGCGAGTTCGGCACGCCGACCGTGGAGCTGACCACGCTCGAGACCGACGCCAGCTTTTGGATGACCTTGTGGTGCGCGAGCGCCGAAAAGCCCAGGCCGCCGTAGGCCTTGGGGATGATCATCCCGAAGAAGCGGTTCTCCTTGATGTAGGTCCACAACTCCGGCGGCAGGTCGGCATAGACATGCGTCAGCTCCCAGTCGTCGACCATCGCACACAGCGTCTCGACCGGCCCATCGAGGAAGGCCTGCTCCTCGGCCGTCAGTTGCGGCTTGGGGTAGTTCAGCAGGATGTTCCAGTCCGGATCGCCGGTGAAAAGTTCGCCCTCGAAACCGACCGAACCGGTTTCCAGCGCGATGCGCTCGGTCTTCGACAGCGGCGGCAACACCTTGCGGAAGAACGTCAGCAAAGGCGCTGTGATCAGCGCCTTGCGTACCGGTGCGATCAGCAGCGGCACCGCGATCAGCGCGACGACGACGGCTGCGATGACGGTCGCGGTGGCATTGGCGCCGAGCAGCCAGCAGGCCAGCAACAACGTAATAGTGATCGCGGCCCAGTAGGCGAGCCGCAGCCGGTGGTAGGCGGCGAACGCGCCGGCAAGGAGGAAGGCGAGGAAGGGGATCGCAACGCTCATCATGGACTCCGACAATCGGCATGGCAGGCAGGAAGGCGACGGATGACGTCGCCCGGTGGGCCGATCTTGACCGTACGGTCGAGTATGGTAACGCGAGCGACCGAAGTCAATGCTGCGCCGCGGCGCGTCTTCGCAGCGTCGATACTGTTGCCGACGCAGGCGTATGGATAGACTGTCGCGATGAGCAGATCCGCTTCATCGCCCGCCGCGGGCACCGCCCGGACCGGCACCGCCGCGACCGAACGCCAGGGACGCCTGAGCGCCGACGACTGGGCCCAGGCGGCGCTGGACCTGATCGCCGAAGCCGGCGTGCAGGCCGTCGCCGTCGAACCTCTGGCCCGCCGCCTCGGCGTGACCAAGGGCAGCTTCTACTGGCACTTCCCGTCCCGTGACGCCTTGCTGCAGGCCGCCCTCGAGCGCTGGGAGAACGTCGAGCAGGAAGCGCTGTTCGGCGCGCTCGAATCGATGCCCGACGCGCGCGAGCGCCTGCGCGCGCTGTTCCACATGGTCGCGCGCGAGTACAAATCGCACGTCATCTACAGCGCGCTGCTCAAAGCGCAGGACCACGCCACGGTGCAGCCGGTCATCGAGCGCGTGTCCAAGCGTCGCCTCGACTATCTGACCGCGTCCTTCCGCCAGGCCGGACTTGGCCGCGAGGACGCCCAGCACCGCGCGCGCCTCACCTACGCCGCCTATGTCGGCTTTCTGCAGCTAAACCTGCAACTGCACCAGGCCCGCATGCAGCAGGAGGAATTCGACGCCTACGTTGAGCACCTGGCGAGGACGTTGGTGCCGAGGTGAGGGGAGCGTGCCGGCCGCCCATTGGGTCGCTTGGTGCGTACATGTGACCCATCGGCAGCCTATGCGCCGATCATCGGAAGGCTGAGCGTCACTCACGACGCTTCAACGGAAGGGTCATCAACGCCGAATTTTCAGTCTGCTCCGTACTGCGGCAGAGAGCAGTTCATAAGATCCAGCTTGAGCGCGACTCGGCGCCTTCTGCAATCTATAACCCGACTGGTGCTTTGGGAGGCTCGACACCTAGCAACTTGAATCGTGTGTTGAACGCAACCGTAATCCGCAGTCCTTCGCCAACAGGATCGAATGGCGTGACTTCGTGGAGCAGCCACGACGGGAATAGAACGAGTTGCCCTGGCTGCAGCCGAATTGGAATGCCACCCAACTGATAGGGCGGTTTCAGCTTGTGCGAAGTCATGTCTACGAACATTGTGTTCGATGCATAAGGGCTAATGAACGTCAAACGTCCGCTATCCGGATTGTCTTCGTCCCCTTCTTGGCATACGCAATACACACCCGACCAAGAGTGCATCGGGTGGTTGTGAACGCCGAAGTATCCGCCTTTGTGAGTGACGTGGAACCAGGATTCATGGGCGATGTGTAGTCGACGAAGCGTGGAAAGGTCGTAGTCGTTGAGTTTTCCGATCGCCTGGTAAAGATTGGCCCAACAGAAGTCCCGCAAGGCCACGACGGCGGGATTGCGCCACTCAAACAGCGTGAACTGGCTTTCAAACAGGGCGCTATTGCGATGCGTGAACGGCTCCGGATTTGCGTATTTGTCACCTTGGGACATGCAGCCGACAAAGAAACTACGCAATGCTGCGTTCAGTTCGCTGCAGTCATCCAAATGGACAGAAATGATGGGAACCGCAAATGCAGTGATAATCGAAGACATGCGTAGGCCGTGTCGAGTGGGGGCGTGTTCAGAATGGCGACAAGGCGACTCAAGGAACACCTGTCAGGCGGACAGAACAATGTCGATAATGATGGTGATGGCAAGTCTGGGCAGTCATTCGGGCTTGCGATGGTTATACGCGACCGGGCTGCGAGTGAACTGAAGCGATGATCATCCACGAACCTATTAGGACCGTGTTGGTCTGCTT from Luteimonas sp. S4-F44 carries:
- a CDS encoding serine hydrolase domain-containing protein gives rise to the protein MKRRHPARRPLARLGLIGLLLPAALGSAAQSPPAESEAADDIAEVASVVPLSERPIARSREDAVKPEPLMPVRQPKPLASGFDVALFEAMAQDLVANQRVPGLAMAIVHNGQVLSARGYGITDVKSAEPVDAHTVFRLASLSKSFAGTITGLLVSEGALRWDSHVVDYMPSLRFSDPSAAQQLTVADVLSHRVGLGRNTYDRDIERNADYHDLVQRLSAAPMTCQPGNCYAYQNVAFSLIGDVVFATSGQFYSEAVSRRIFKPLGMNDASYGLEGIQASPRWAKPHVRAGGGWTSLMPKPTYYRLAPAAGVNASIADMAQWMLGQTGHRPDVLPAPLLATLQAPIVGTPPEMRNSSWRRDRLEAAGYGLGWRVFDYSGERVVFHGGAVQGYRGLMAMMPERDLGIVVLWNSESSLPSGLMPTILDRAIGLPPQRWLDVNPNIELLHAQRSHAPTHTPSGGSTTHRAAATPE
- a CDS encoding LemA family protein; protein product: MLILLVFVGVIVVLVLWGVGIYNGPITARNAYRNACSQIDVQLQRRFDLCPNLVETAKDYLQHERQTLEAVAAARGAAQAALEPAPDRLLGAA
- a CDS encoding GMC family oxidoreductase N-terminal domain-containing protein encodes the protein MPPTPPPVYDYIIVGAGSAGCVLAHRLSADPQVRVLLLEAGPNDTHPFLRMPAAAGKLRGRGMTWDDTTAPQPQLAGRTLRWPHGRVLGGSSAIDAMCYTRGAPADYDDWAAHGAEGWAWRDVLPWFRQAEGNVRGHDPLHGGDGPLTVSDLRHVDPRTRRFIEAARQAGLPANADFNGPAQHGVGLYQVTQRDGARCSAATAYLDRATRTRPNLTIVTGARVNRVTFEHGRATGVVYASARGAFHQPATREVLLCGGAVNSPQLLMLSGIGPAMALRRHGLPVVHDAPDVGRHLQDALGIRIALKSKTPPRGGRMREAAMAWDYFVRGRRGAGTSNGLEAGGFFRSPLAGDDRADIQFHFAPAHLDVHDARSLGAGCSLRACILRPRSRGDVRLTGNRISDRPRIDPGYLSDPAGFDLRMLFECARIARTILAQAAFDGIRNAPLPPGEDASDADLAAFVRDQAESVHRAAGTCRMGSDAQAVVDPRLRVRGVDGLRVVDASVMPTLPGGELNAPVIMLAERAAALIQQA
- a CDS encoding MFS transporter → MTDVDADAPHGRGQFRRALRESPPLWWALLYFFCLLCGYYVLRPVRDAMGASTDAVAVFPGFMLDWTSARGIALGEFTLQVLFTGTFFVMLVLQPLYGALVSRFPRRIFLPVVYLIFIACLMAFRWAFDSALPGRGALFFIWIAVFNLFAVSVFWSFMADVFDDAHAKRYYGYIGAGGTIGAFIGPLITTLLVGHLGVQALPLISAGFLAVCLLCILKLRAWARRNEAHRAAQDERAIGGSIWAGLKLIIRDPLLRGLALLMFFGVGVGTLLYNEQAAIVRASYATAEAATRYYSTIDWAVNGLTIVVQLLLTRWLLRRYGVAPLLLLPACAILVGFSLLAASPYPLLVAVVQVVTRASEFSLSKPARETLYTRVDRESRYKAKAVIDTAVYRGGDVTFVWVHKALAAFGSKIVFLAGIGIALGMLAGAWRVVRAERRLPDRGREPVV
- a CDS encoding acyl-CoA dehydrogenase → MSVAIPFLAFLLAGAFAAYHRLRLAYWAAITITLLLACWLLGANATATVIAAVVVALIAVPLLIAPVRKALITAPLLTFFRKVLPPLSKTERIALETGSVGFEGELFTGDPDWNILLNYPKPQLTAEEQAFLDGPVETLCAMVDDWELTHVYADLPPELWTYIKENRFFGMIIPKAYGGLGFSALAHHKVIQKLASVSSVVSSTVGVPNSLGPGELLNHYGTQEQKDYYLPRLAVGQEVPCFGLTGPFAGSDATSIPDYGIVCKGEWNGANVLGVRLTFDKRYITLAPVATLIGLAFRMYDPEGLIGDNQDIGITLALLPRDTPGVEIGRRHFPLNSPFQNGPIRGKDVFIPLSQLIGGAEMAGKGWNMLNECLAVGRSITLPSTASGGAKAGAVITGAYARIRKQFGLSVGRFEGVEEALARIGAKAYAISALSQATAAAVDRGDVPSVPSAIAKYHCTTMSREVISDVMDVIGGKGIILGPRNFAGRNWQAAPIAITVEGANIMTRSLLIFGQGAILCHPWVMKEMKAAQDPDTAAGLEAFDRSLFGHIGFAISNAVRSFWFGLTGARIGAAPGDAYTRRYFRKLDRYSANLALMADVSMLMLGGKLKFKESLSGRLGDVLSHIYMTSAILKRYHDEGAPEADKPLLAWAFHDSVHKIETALSAALRNFPIRPVGWLMWALIFPLGRRAEAPGDRLGHRVAALLMSLNDARERLADGVFLQPTERNPGGRIASYLAKAVAAEPVERKFLKALKSKGIEALDYDAQLDEAVREGHISSEERALLEELRALTLDAITVDDFDPEELRSAGYRDLVARRREDGSREAA
- a CDS encoding TetR/AcrR family transcriptional regulator, whose amino-acid sequence is MSRSASSPAAGTARTGTAATERQGRLSADDWAQAALDLIAEAGVQAVAVEPLARRLGVTKGSFYWHFPSRDALLQAALERWENVEQEALFGALESMPDARERLRALFHMVAREYKSHVIYSALLKAQDHATVQPVIERVSKRRLDYLTASFRQAGLGREDAQHRARLTYAAYVGFLQLNLQLHQARMQQEEFDAYVEHLARTLVPR
- a CDS encoding putative 2OG-Fe(II) oxygenase, with protein sequence MSSIITAFAVPIISVHLDDCSELNAALRSFFVGCMSQGDKYANPEPFTHRNSALFESQFTLFEWRNPAVVALRDFCWANLYQAIGKLNDYDLSTLRRLHIAHESWFHVTHKGGYFGVHNHPMHSWSGVYCVCQEGDEDNPDSGRLTFISPYASNTMFVDMTSHKLKPPYQLGGIPIRLQPGQLVLFPSWLLHEVTPFDPVGEGLRITVAFNTRFKLLGVEPPKAPVGL